CAAATATAGTTCTTATTGAAGACTATAGAATTCAAACTTTTTTAAAAGCATATCCTGGTAGTTTTAAAGAATTAACCGATGTAGTTAAATATGATGATTTTGCTAGTTATAAAAAAGATTTCATGACTATGGATGGTAAATCCTATGGCATTCCATTTGATACAGGTTCGGCTGTATTGTACTATAGAAAAGACTATGTAGAAGATGCAGGGTATACTGAAGCTGATATGCAGGACTTGACATGGGAAAAGTATATTGAGATTGGTAAGGCAATCAAGGAAAAGACAGGTAAGCATATGCTTTCTATAGATCCTAATGATATTGGATTGTTTAGGATTATGATGCAATCTGCAGGTAAATGGTATGTAAAAGAGGATGGCTCTACGCCTGATTTTGCAGATAACGAGGCTCTAAAGGAGGCTGCTGCAATATGTAAGGAGATGCTTGACACAGGGATTGCAAAAACACATACTGATTGGGCACAGTTTGTCGCAGGCCCGAATACAGGTGAGATTGCAAGTGTCCCGACAGGTTGCTGGTTTACCCCATCTATTATGGCAGAGAAAAGTCAGAGTGGATTATGGCGTGTAGCTCCTATTCCAAAGCTTAGCAAAGCTAAAGATGCAACAAATGCTTCCAACCTTGGAGGATCAAGTTTCTATATCCTCAATGAAATAGATGGCGCAGATGTTGCTACTGATTTTCTTGTAAAGACGTTTGGTTCTGATAAATCTTTTTATGAAACGCTACTGGATAAGCATGGTATAATAGCCACATTTATACCTGTACAAAGCGGAGATGTATATGGTAAGGAAGTAGAGTTCTTTGGAGGACAGAAAATTTATTCTGATGTTTCTGAACTTGCATCGAAGATCCCATCTGTAAACTATGGACTGCACACATATGCTTTTGATGATATTATGAAGGCAGAATTTCAGAATATCATAAATGGAACAGATATTGATACAGCTATGCAAAATGCCCAAAAGCAGGCAGAGTCCCAGGTTAAGTAAGTATGGATTAAAGGTATTTAGGATTCAATTTGGGTTAGAAAAAATTTTCTAACCCAAATTAAGCATTTATATAAAAATACAAAGTCTAGCTTTTGTTAAATAGGTAGGGTGATGGCGATGAAAAAAGATAATTTTATTGGTACGGCAACAGAAAATAGAAGTGGTTGGTTGTTTGTGATTCCTGCCAGTTTATTAATAGTTATTTTTGGATTTTATCCTATGATTAAATCCCTTATTACTTCTTTTAAAACTGGAATGGGCAATAATCTGGTATTTACCGGTGCATCAAACTATATCAGATTATTTCAAGATCCTGTTTTCAAAGAAGCCGTTAAAAATACATTAATTTATCTTGTAATACAGGTTCCGATTATGACTGTACTGGCAATGCTTAATGCAGTATTGCTTAATGATAATACACTAAAGGGTAAAGGCTTTTTTAGAACTGCACTATTCCTGCCAAGTGTAACATCCCTTGTTGCATATTCGGTTTTATTTAAGAGTTTATTTGCGGCAGATGGATTATTCAATAAATTTCTTCTTGCTATAAATGTGGTGAACAAGCCAATTCCTTGGTTAACTGACCCATTTTGGGCAAAGGTGACAATAATTATAGCAATTACATGGCGCTGGACAGGATATAATATGATATTTTATCTAGCTTCATTACAGAATATAGATCCTTCGATATATGAAGCAGCAAAAATTGACGGTGCCTCTGGCTTTACACAGTTTTTTAAAATAACGGCACCAATGCTAAAACCTATTATACTTTTTACAACGATAATGTCAACAAATGGGACATTGCAAATATTTGATGAAGTGGTTAATATAACGGCAGGCGGACCGGCAAATGCTACGTTAAGCATATCACAGTATATATACAATCTATGTTTTAAATATACTCCGAACTTTGGATATGCTTCAGCAGTATCATATTCCATCGTTATAATGGTAGCAGTTTTATCTTTTATCCAGTTTAGAGTAGCAGGTGATGAAAATGATTAAAACAAAGATTAAAAAAGTTTTGAAGTATATGTTCTTGATCATTGCTTCCATTTTAGCAGTGTTCCCATTCTTTTGGATGATTGTAAGTGCTACTAATAAATCTGTTGATATAACAAAGGGTAAGCTGACCCCTGGCTCTGAACTCATAAATAATATAAATACACTATTTATTAGTACGTATATGCTTAGGGGTATGATAAACTCGCTGATTATATCTACTATAACAACATGCATTGCGTTATTTATATCTTCAGTTGCAGGATATGGATTTGAAATTTTTCATAGTAGAAGACGGGGGAATCTTTTTAATTTGTTACTTTTGTCGATGATGATACCGTTTGCTGCATTGATGGTACCCCTATATAGAATGTTTGCTAAGTTTGGACTATTAAACAATTATTTGGCTGTAATTATTCCATCTGTTGCTACGGCATTTTTAATATTTTTCTTTCGCCAAAATACAAAATCTTTTCCAAAGGAAATTTTGCATGCTGCAAGGGTGGATGGACTCAGTGAGTTCGGAATTTTTATAAAGATATATATACCTACTATGAAATCTACCTATGCAGCTGCTGCAATTATTACTTTTATGAATGTTTGGAATAGCTATCTATGGCCCCTTATTGTCTTACAGTCACCTGAGAAGATGACATTGCCGCTTATTATTTCAACACTTAACTCCTCCTATTATCCAGATTTTGGGATGATAATGGTGGCTATAGTAATTGCCACTATTCCTACGGCATTGATATTCTTTTTAATGCAGAAACGCTTTGTTGAGGGTATGTTAGGTTCAGTTAAATAATGTTAATAATAGCATGGAGAGGAGAATTCTCCATGCTATTATTTTTTAAAAAAAGATGATATAATAATTCAAAATATCTAAGAGGTATTTTTAAGAGTTAATGGGCAAAGGATAATACTAAATATCAAAGTAATATTGGAGGTGCGTTGAGTGAGCATATGGCATGATATATCACCCGATAGGGTAACACCTGAAAAATTTATAGCAGTTGTGGAGATTGCAGCAGGTAGCAAGAAAAAGTATGAGCTAGATAAGGATACGGGATATATAATTCTTGATAGGGTGCTTTATACTTCAACCCATTATCCTGCAAACTATGGTTTTATACCTAGGACTTATTCCGACGATGGTGATCCTTTGGATGTACTTATATTATGTCAGGAAAAGCTGGATCCATTGGTATTAGTGGAATGTTATCCAATTGGTGCTATTGTAATGATGGATGGAAATGACGAAGATCAAAAAATTGTGGCGGTACCGGTAAGCGATCCTGCCTTTAATGATTATACAGATATAAAGCAGCTCCCGCCTCATATAATGGAAGAGTTTTCTCATTTCTTTGAGCGATATAAAGAGCTTGAACTTAAATATACTAGTGTGCAAAAGGTTCTAGGTCGTAAGGAGAGTATGGAGATAATAAAAGATTCTATAAAATTATATGAGGATACATTTAAGTAAAAATATTAAGGTAGTCCACAAAAGGACTACCTTAATATTTTTTTATAAAAAGGTTAAAATGTCGTATCGTCTATACTATTTAACCATTTTTCTATGGGCACCATGATCTCCTGTATACATCCGTCTTCAAAGGGCGATTTGAGATTGGCGAGTTTTACAAGTTCAAGAAATGACATGGTGCCTCCTGCCTTGCAAAGCCTTATATAATCTGACCATGCAGCAGAATGGTTTTCTAATGACTTTTTCCAAAACTGAAAAGCACATACCTGCGCTAGCGTATAGTCTATATAATAAAATGGAGATTCGAATATATGCATTTGCTGGAACCAATAGCCCCCTCGGTGTAGAAAGTCGTTATCATCATAGTCTCTGTGGGGAAGATATTTTTTTTCTATACATCTCCAAGCCTGTTTCCTTTCTGCAGGGGTGGCATCGGGGTTCTCATATACAAAGTGCTGAAATTCATCCACCGTTACTCCATATGGGATAAATTGTAGTGCATCTACTAGGTGAGCGAATTTATATTTTGTATCATCATCACCAAAGAACAAATGCATCCAGGGCCAGGTGAAGAATTCCATGCTCATGGAATGTATTTCTGCTGATTCGCTTGTGGGGAAATAATATTCAGGTATTAAATATTTACGGCTGCAATATACTTGGAATGCATGTCCTGCTTCATGTGTGAGTACA
This portion of the Xylanivirga thermophila genome encodes:
- a CDS encoding ABC transporter substrate-binding protein, with product MGKGKKVILLLLVAIMIIGLVACSSSNDKPNKGESSENTDKKQKIVAWAWDKNFNVAALEEAKKIYNKDNANVEIEIVEIAQNDVIQKLNTGLSSGTTSGLPNIVLIEDYRIQTFLKAYPGSFKELTDVVKYDDFASYKKDFMTMDGKSYGIPFDTGSAVLYYRKDYVEDAGYTEADMQDLTWEKYIEIGKAIKEKTGKHMLSIDPNDIGLFRIMMQSAGKWYVKEDGSTPDFADNEALKEAAAICKEMLDTGIAKTHTDWAQFVAGPNTGEIASVPTGCWFTPSIMAEKSQSGLWRVAPIPKLSKAKDATNASNLGGSSFYILNEIDGADVATDFLVKTFGSDKSFYETLLDKHGIIATFIPVQSGDVYGKEVEFFGGQKIYSDVSELASKIPSVNYGLHTYAFDDIMKAEFQNIINGTDIDTAMQNAQKQAESQVK
- a CDS encoding carbohydrate ABC transporter permease; amino-acid sequence: MKKDNFIGTATENRSGWLFVIPASLLIVIFGFYPMIKSLITSFKTGMGNNLVFTGASNYIRLFQDPVFKEAVKNTLIYLVIQVPIMTVLAMLNAVLLNDNTLKGKGFFRTALFLPSVTSLVAYSVLFKSLFAADGLFNKFLLAINVVNKPIPWLTDPFWAKVTIIIAITWRWTGYNMIFYLASLQNIDPSIYEAAKIDGASGFTQFFKITAPMLKPIILFTTIMSTNGTLQIFDEVVNITAGGPANATLSISQYIYNLCFKYTPNFGYASAVSYSIVIMVAVLSFIQFRVAGDEND
- a CDS encoding carbohydrate ABC transporter permease, whose product is MIKTKIKKVLKYMFLIIASILAVFPFFWMIVSATNKSVDITKGKLTPGSELINNINTLFISTYMLRGMINSLIISTITTCIALFISSVAGYGFEIFHSRRRGNLFNLLLLSMMIPFAALMVPLYRMFAKFGLLNNYLAVIIPSVATAFLIFFFRQNTKSFPKEILHAARVDGLSEFGIFIKIYIPTMKSTYAAAAIITFMNVWNSYLWPLIVLQSPEKMTLPLIISTLNSSYYPDFGMIMVAIVIATIPTALIFFLMQKRFVEGMLGSVK
- a CDS encoding inorganic diphosphatase; amino-acid sequence: MSIWHDISPDRVTPEKFIAVVEIAAGSKKKYELDKDTGYIILDRVLYTSTHYPANYGFIPRTYSDDGDPLDVLILCQEKLDPLVLVECYPIGAIVMMDGNDEDQKIVAVPVSDPAFNDYTDIKQLPPHIMEEFSHFFERYKELELKYTSVQKVLGRKESMEIIKDSIKLYEDTFK